The proteins below are encoded in one region of Verrucomicrobiota bacterium:
- a CDS encoding ABC transporter ATP-binding protein encodes MGPKYSGPGDPTFAAKPRSSWEIICRVSVYLRPYKAKALATVLCAVLSLSFSFAFPKLTQFVIDEIIAKKRLELLTPVMLALLIAFLLRDLFNSLRIRINNTLEQNVIYDMRCQLYARLQRLPVHYYDQRASGDLMTRVIEDVNNVERLLIDGTEQGTVAILSVLGVAVILFMINPLLAGVALIPLPLLAGGALWYTLTAHHRYRAQREASSALNALLMDNLQGVRQIKAFGREGHEDERFSDRADNFRSGTLRVMLAWANYSPAMSFAAALGSGLVLWVGGRQVISGEMTIGQLMGFILYLALFYEPIGRLHGLNQMIQSARAAGERVFDILEAPPEGGDTRRTQTFTTAVRGDVVFENVAFQYQAGEAVLQDIALRAKPGEVIALVGPTGAGKSTLVHLLPAFYEPTAGRITIDGQDTAAVGLESLRSQISIVSQEPFLFNGTVRENILYGKLNATNEELEAAARAANCHEFISRLSNGYDSRVGERGVKLSVGEKQRISIARALLKNTPLLILDEATASVDTGTEKLIQEALERLMANRTSFVIAHRLSTIRKADQILVLNHGRIVERGTHDELLAKDGLYARLARIQNTTFIEESFEKLESMTDAGT; translated from the coding sequence ATGGGTCCAAAATACAGCGGCCCCGGCGATCCCACCTTCGCGGCCAAGCCTCGTTCCTCGTGGGAGATCATCTGCCGGGTCTCCGTCTATTTGCGCCCGTACAAGGCGAAGGCGCTGGCGACGGTGCTCTGTGCGGTGTTGTCGTTGAGCTTTTCGTTTGCCTTTCCCAAGCTGACCCAATTCGTGATTGATGAAATCATCGCGAAAAAACGTTTGGAATTGCTCACGCCGGTCATGCTGGCGCTCCTGATTGCTTTTCTGCTGCGGGATTTGTTCAACAGTCTGCGCATTCGCATCAACAACACCCTGGAACAGAATGTCATCTATGACATGCGCTGCCAGCTCTATGCCCGGCTGCAACGGTTGCCCGTGCATTACTACGATCAGCGCGCCTCCGGGGATTTGATGACGCGCGTAATCGAGGACGTGAACAACGTCGAGCGCCTGCTGATTGACGGTACCGAACAAGGCACCGTGGCCATCCTTAGCGTGCTAGGCGTCGCGGTGATTTTGTTCATGATCAATCCGCTACTGGCGGGGGTGGCGTTGATCCCCTTGCCCTTGCTTGCCGGTGGCGCGCTCTGGTACACGTTGACGGCGCATCATCGCTATCGTGCCCAGCGCGAAGCTTCCAGCGCCCTGAACGCTCTGCTGATGGATAACCTGCAAGGGGTGCGCCAGATCAAAGCCTTTGGCCGCGAGGGGCATGAGGATGAGCGGTTTTCGGACCGCGCCGATAATTTTCGCAGCGGCACCCTGCGGGTGATGCTGGCCTGGGCCAATTACTCACCGGCAATGAGTTTTGCGGCAGCCTTGGGCAGCGGCCTGGTGTTGTGGGTGGGTGGCCGCCAAGTCATCTCCGGCGAAATGACGATCGGCCAGCTCATGGGTTTCATTCTTTACCTGGCGTTGTTTTACGAACCGATCGGGCGGCTGCACGGGTTAAATCAGATGATCCAATCCGCCCGCGCCGCCGGAGAGCGTGTGTTCGACATTCTGGAAGCGCCCCCGGAAGGCGGTGACACCCGTCGGACCCAGACCTTCACCACGGCTGTGCGGGGTGACGTGGTGTTTGAAAACGTCGCCTTCCAGTATCAGGCGGGCGAAGCGGTGTTGCAGGATATTGCATTGCGGGCCAAACCCGGCGAAGTCATTGCACTGGTCGGGCCGACTGGCGCGGGGAAATCCACGCTGGTACATCTGCTGCCGGCCTTTTACGAACCCACCGCCGGGCGCATCACGATTGACGGACAGGATACCGCTGCGGTGGGACTGGAATCGTTGCGCTCCCAGATCAGCATCGTCAGCCAGGAACCGTTTCTGTTCAACGGGACGGTGCGGGAGAATATTCTTTATGGGAAACTCAATGCGACCAACGAGGAACTGGAAGCGGCGGCCCGCGCCGCCAACTGCCACGAATTCATCAGTCGGCTTTCCAATGGCTATGACTCGCGGGTCGGCGAACGCGGGGTCAAACTGAGCGTGGGCGAAAAACAGCGGATCAGCATCGCACGCGCGCTGCTCAAGAATACGCCGCTGCTCATCCTGGATGAAGCCACGGCCAGCGTGGACACCGGCACGGAAAAACTGATCCAGGAAGCCCTGGAGCGGCTGATGGCGAACCGCACCAGCTTCGTGATTGCGCACCGCCTGAGCACCATCCGCAAGGCGGACCAAATCCTGGTACTCAACCACGGACGCATTGTGGAACGGGGCACCCACGATGAACTGCTGGCCAAAGATGGTCTGTACGCCCGACTGGCCCGCATCCAAAATACAACTTTCATCGAAGAGAGCTTTGAGAAATTGGAAAGCATGACGGACGCGGGGACGTGA
- a CDS encoding multidrug efflux SMR transporter: protein MHWIYLAAAIVFEVAGTTCMKLSEGFARPVPSILVGVFYCVCFYCLTIAMKTIDLSVTYAIWSGVGMALISAIGVLYFREPVTALKIFGTLAILGGIVALNLSAKAP from the coding sequence ATGCACTGGATTTACCTCGCTGCAGCCATTGTGTTTGAAGTTGCCGGCACCACTTGTATGAAGCTTTCCGAAGGCTTTGCCCGGCCCGTACCCTCGATCTTGGTGGGCGTGTTTTACTGTGTCTGTTTCTACTGCCTGACCATCGCCATGAAGACGATTGATCTCAGTGTGACCTACGCGATTTGGAGCGGCGTAGGCATGGCCTTGATCTCGGCCATTGGGGTGCTGTATTTCCGCGAGCCGGTGACGGCGCTCAAAATATTCGGGACCCTGGCCATTCTCGGCGGGATCGTGGCTTTGAACTTGTCCGCGAAAGCACCTTAG
- the secA gene encoding preprotein translocase subunit SecA — MIGYIVKKVFGSKNDREVKKLRPMVAQVNQVEQTLHSLSDDALRQKTAAWKERLSKIEDKAELARELDLILPEAFAVVKNACRRLVGREITVRGHTLKWDMVPFDVQLMGGWSLHSGRISEMATGEGKTLVATLPVYLNALSGRGVHVVTVNDYLAARDSEWMGAVYTFLGLTVGCILHDQTPAVRREQYYCDVTYGTNAEFGFDYLRDNGMATNKDDQVQRGHYFAIVDEVDSILIDEARTPLIISGPAIINASNEMFNTFKPAVQNLVAVQEKLCNRLLKEAEDLIKKLHPADSSKPANPEELERQIGLLLYKVRIGNPRSEGLRKVCEDPENLRLINQAELELLSDQTKKQLYAQKEELFFAMDEKTHEADLTEKGRNHLSPSDPEAFMLSDLVSVFHEIDNGPVADVHLRMQKKDEVQKQFQEKAQRIHCISQLLKAYCIYLKDVHYVIQDNKVIIVDENTGRLMTGRRWSDGLHAAVEAKEEVEVERETQTYATITIQNYFRMYTKLAGMTGTAETEAQEFYDIYKLGLLVIPTNKPCVRKDSNDSVYKTKREKFAAVLKEIQTIHALGRPILVGTVSVETSEHLSRLLQQARLVHSVLNAKFHEQEAEIVARAGQRGSITIATNMAGRGTDIKLGPGVADVGGLHVMGTERHEARRIDRQLRGRCARQGDPGSSHFFIALEDDLMRLFGSDRIVKVMERMGYEEGQELEHPLLNRSIESAQKRVEQQNFQIRKRVLEYDDVMNKQREVVYGFRNEIIRADDVRDRLMDVMEEVVITKVQQTTTADEEYRDWDVRALADWVNLNFPLGLPEAEILKVAKSGREAAVSGSVFDGLTPAQYALCQFLIKSVRDAYDMKVSFEQPEALASVERYTILSAIDRLWQEHLYAMDSLRNSIGLRAYGQRDPLIEYKAEAFKIFEELMVSIKSEICHNIFRSASSMLAFENFLRNLPQQTSHPSVGAYGGAAATETASSGKKASASDIVSEAADAVAKAKPVRLGPKVGRNDPCPCGSKKKYKQCCGKI, encoded by the coding sequence ATGATTGGCTATATCGTTAAAAAAGTTTTCGGTTCGAAGAACGACCGGGAAGTAAAGAAGCTGCGGCCGATGGTGGCGCAAGTCAACCAGGTCGAGCAGACACTGCACTCCCTGTCCGATGACGCCCTGCGGCAAAAAACCGCCGCGTGGAAAGAGCGGCTGTCCAAAATCGAGGACAAGGCGGAACTGGCGCGCGAACTGGATCTCATCCTGCCCGAGGCATTTGCGGTGGTGAAAAACGCCTGCCGCCGACTCGTCGGCAGGGAAATCACCGTGCGCGGACACACGCTCAAATGGGACATGGTGCCGTTTGACGTGCAGTTGATGGGCGGTTGGTCCTTGCATAGCGGGCGCATCTCCGAAATGGCCACCGGCGAAGGCAAAACCTTGGTCGCCACCCTGCCGGTCTATCTTAATGCGCTTTCCGGACGCGGCGTGCATGTGGTAACGGTGAATGATTACCTGGCCGCCCGCGATAGTGAATGGATGGGCGCGGTTTATACCTTCCTGGGCTTGACGGTGGGGTGCATCCTGCACGACCAAACGCCCGCTGTGCGGCGCGAGCAGTATTACTGCGACGTCACCTACGGCACCAACGCCGAATTCGGCTTCGACTACCTGCGCGACAACGGCATGGCCACCAACAAGGATGACCAGGTGCAGCGCGGCCATTACTTTGCCATTGTGGACGAAGTAGACTCGATTCTCATTGACGAAGCCCGCACGCCGCTGATCATCAGCGGCCCGGCAATCATCAATGCCAGCAATGAGATGTTCAACACCTTCAAGCCGGCGGTGCAAAACCTGGTCGCCGTGCAAGAGAAGCTCTGCAACCGGCTGCTCAAGGAAGCCGAGGACCTGATCAAGAAGTTGCATCCGGCGGACAGTTCCAAGCCGGCAAACCCGGAGGAGCTGGAACGACAAATCGGCCTCCTACTCTACAAGGTGCGCATCGGCAACCCACGCTCCGAAGGGCTGCGGAAAGTTTGCGAAGACCCGGAAAACCTGCGGCTCATCAACCAAGCGGAGCTGGAACTGCTCTCCGACCAGACCAAGAAGCAACTTTACGCCCAAAAGGAAGAGTTATTCTTCGCGATGGATGAGAAGACGCACGAGGCGGACCTGACTGAAAAAGGCCGCAATCATCTCAGTCCGTCGGACCCCGAGGCGTTCATGTTGTCCGACCTGGTTTCGGTCTTCCATGAAATTGACAACGGCCCGGTGGCGGATGTCCATCTGCGGATGCAGAAAAAAGACGAGGTCCAAAAGCAGTTTCAGGAAAAGGCCCAACGGATTCACTGCATCAGCCAGTTGCTCAAGGCCTACTGCATTTACCTGAAGGACGTGCATTATGTGATCCAGGACAACAAGGTCATCATCGTGGATGAAAACACCGGACGCTTGATGACCGGGCGCCGCTGGAGCGACGGTTTGCACGCCGCCGTGGAGGCCAAGGAAGAGGTCGAGGTGGAACGCGAGACCCAAACCTACGCAACCATCACGATCCAAAACTACTTCCGCATGTACACCAAGCTGGCGGGCATGACCGGCACGGCGGAAACGGAAGCGCAGGAGTTTTACGATATTTACAAGCTGGGACTGTTGGTGATTCCCACCAACAAACCCTGCGTGCGCAAGGACAGCAACGACTCGGTCTATAAAACCAAACGCGAAAAATTCGCGGCCGTACTCAAGGAAATCCAGACCATCCATGCCCTGGGACGCCCCATTCTGGTCGGCACGGTATCCGTGGAAACCAGCGAGCATCTATCCCGTTTGTTACAGCAGGCGAGACTGGTCCACTCCGTACTGAACGCCAAATTCCACGAGCAGGAAGCGGAGATTGTGGCGCGGGCCGGTCAACGTGGCTCCATCACCATCGCCACGAACATGGCCGGACGCGGCACCGACATCAAGTTGGGACCAGGCGTGGCGGATGTGGGCGGTTTGCACGTCATGGGCACTGAGCGTCACGAGGCGCGCCGGATTGACCGCCAATTGCGCGGCCGTTGCGCCCGCCAGGGCGATCCCGGATCCTCGCACTTCTTCATCGCTTTGGAAGACGATTTGATGCGTCTGTTCGGTTCCGACCGCATCGTGAAAGTCATGGAACGGATGGGCTACGAAGAGGGCCAGGAACTGGAACATCCCCTGCTCAACCGGTCCATTGAATCCGCGCAGAAACGTGTCGAGCAGCAGAATTTCCAAATCCGTAAACGCGTGCTCGAGTATGACGACGTGATGAACAAGCAGCGCGAGGTCGTTTACGGCTTCCGCAATGAGATCATCCGCGCCGACGACGTGCGCGACCGGCTCATGGACGTGATGGAGGAAGTGGTCATCACCAAGGTCCAGCAAACCACGACGGCAGACGAAGAATATCGCGATTGGGATGTGCGGGCGTTGGCCGACTGGGTCAATTTGAATTTCCCGCTGGGCCTGCCGGAGGCGGAAATCCTCAAGGTGGCCAAGTCGGGGCGTGAAGCGGCGGTGTCTGGTTCCGTGTTTGACGGGTTGACGCCCGCGCAATACGCGCTTTGCCAATTCCTGATCAAGTCTGTGCGCGACGCGTACGACATGAAGGTGAGCTTTGAACAACCCGAGGCACTGGCCTCCGTGGAACGTTACACCATTCTGAGCGCGATTGACCGTTTGTGGCAGGAGCATCTGTATGCCATGGACAGCCTGCGCAATTCCATCGGCCTGCGCGCCTACGGGCAGCGCGACCCGCTGATCGAATACAAGGCCGAGGCCTTCAAGATTTTCGAGGAACTGATGGTCAGCATCAAATCGGAAATCTGTCACAACATTTTCCGCAGCGCTTCCAGCATGCTGGCGTTTGAGAATTTCCTGCGCAACCTGCCGCAGCAAACGAGCCATCCGAGCGTGGGCGCTTACGGTGGCGCGGCCGCCACTGAAACTGCAAGCTCCGGGAAAAAAGCCAGCGCCAGCGATATTGTCTCGGAAGCCGCTGATGCCGTGGCCAAAGCCAAGCCGGTGCGTCTGGGCCCAAAAGTGGGACGCAACGACCCATGCCCCTGCGGCAGCAAGAAAAAGTACAAGCAGTGCTGCGGTAAAATTTAA
- a CDS encoding YebC/PmpR family DNA-binding transcriptional regulator, giving the protein MGAQWKQAGREANAQKRGQMVVKLVREIMVAAKLGGADPDLNARLAAAMEKARKGSVTRDTIERAVKKGAGLTEEKITFELVTYEGFAPHKVPVVVECLTDNRNRTAPEIRNLFKTGALGQPGSVAFFFNHVGVVEATHPDAKRDAENDAIEAGAQEIEPLEAEEVPEGQKGARFTVEKKEVDTVSKALKAMGWNILAAEIRYVAKNLMDLSGTDRKEVTEFLNTLDDHEDVHRVYTTLK; this is encoded by the coding sequence ATGGGTGCACAATGGAAACAAGCCGGTCGTGAGGCCAACGCGCAAAAGCGCGGTCAAATGGTCGTCAAACTCGTTCGGGAAATCATGGTGGCCGCCAAGCTCGGCGGCGCTGATCCCGACCTGAACGCGCGTCTGGCTGCCGCGATGGAGAAAGCCCGGAAGGGGTCCGTCACGCGCGACACCATCGAGCGTGCCGTCAAGAAAGGGGCGGGGTTGACGGAGGAAAAAATCACCTTTGAACTGGTGACTTACGAGGGTTTTGCCCCCCATAAAGTACCGGTCGTGGTCGAATGCCTCACGGACAACCGGAACCGCACCGCCCCGGAAATCCGCAATCTGTTCAAAACCGGCGCCTTGGGTCAACCCGGCAGCGTCGCTTTCTTTTTCAACCATGTCGGTGTGGTGGAAGCCACGCACCCCGACGCCAAACGCGATGCCGAAAATGACGCCATTGAGGCGGGCGCGCAAGAGATTGAACCATTGGAGGCCGAGGAAGTGCCCGAAGGCCAGAAAGGCGCGCGCTTCACCGTCGAGAAGAAAGAAGTGGATACCGTCTCCAAAGCGCTCAAGGCGATGGGCTGGAATATCCTCGCGGCGGAAATCCGGTATGTGGCCAAGAATTTGATGGACCTCAGCGGGACGGATCGCAAAGAGGTTACTGAGTTTCTCAACACCTTGGATGACCACGAAGATGTACACCGGGTGTACACGACCTTGAAATAG
- a CDS encoding diacylglycerol kinase family protein — translation MTARTCIIFNPMARGNQTRRFRHHIRTLSAEVELRATLGPGGARPLASLAVREGFEIIVGIGGDGTLNEIINGIADIPGGLERTKLGIIPMGTANVFARELGIPFAPNEAWTVIRQARHATLDLLVAEYQADGHPQQRLFFQLGGAGLDARAVELVHPRLKKTLGPLAYVVAGFQALFEHKPAIHVSDGARTTTAELVLLGNGRLYGGDFVLFPDASLKDGLVNLTLFPKVNVPALLHWSYHSLLQQWEGAGYANYREAKKVTLTSPGRVPFELEGEPVGHLPLTISVRPRALRVIC, via the coding sequence ATGACGGCGCGAACCTGTATCATTTTCAACCCGATGGCGCGTGGCAACCAGACGCGGCGTTTCCGCCATCATATCCGCACCCTGTCGGCGGAGGTGGAATTACGCGCCACGCTGGGGCCGGGCGGAGCGCGTCCGCTGGCATCGCTGGCGGTTCGGGAAGGGTTTGAAATCATCGTGGGCATCGGTGGCGACGGCACCCTTAATGAAATCATCAATGGCATTGCGGACATTCCCGGGGGCTTGGAACGCACCAAACTGGGCATCATTCCCATGGGCACGGCCAACGTGTTCGCGCGCGAACTGGGCATTCCCTTCGCCCCCAATGAGGCCTGGACCGTAATCCGCCAGGCGCGCCATGCCACGCTGGATTTACTGGTAGCAGAGTACCAAGCGGACGGCCACCCGCAACAGCGGCTGTTTTTCCAGTTAGGCGGCGCGGGGCTGGATGCCCGGGCAGTGGAACTGGTCCACCCACGGCTCAAGAAAACCTTGGGACCGCTGGCGTATGTCGTGGCTGGTTTTCAAGCCTTGTTCGAGCATAAGCCAGCCATCCACGTTTCCGATGGCGCGCGCACAACGACGGCAGAACTGGTATTGCTGGGCAATGGGCGTTTGTACGGCGGCGATTTTGTGTTGTTTCCCGATGCCAGCCTCAAAGACGGATTGGTCAACCTGACCCTATTCCCCAAAGTCAACGTTCCAGCGCTATTGCACTGGTCCTACCACAGCCTGTTGCAACAATGGGAAGGCGCGGGGTACGCGAATTATCGGGAAGCAAAGAAGGTTACCCTGACCAGTCCGGGCCGGGTGCCGTTTGAACTGGAGGGGGAACCGGTCGGGCATCTGCCCCTCACGATTTCCGTCCGCCCAAGGGCCTTGCGGGTGATTTGCTAA
- a CDS encoding 50S ribosomal protein L11 methyltransferase, whose amino-acid sequence MRAKTKTPLWRILARVTASQEEAVADLFELEFGAPPCIYTDADTGAVTIFHYCDTEQTFVATKAATLAGRCQTAGVTPLPEIFLETVKREDWAESWKKHFKPIRIGHALLVKPEWSTAQPVHGQAVMLLDPGLSFGTGQHATTRFCLQQLAASRRKGTRQSFWDAGTGSGILAIAAAKLGYSPITAIDFDPMAVKSARANARRNHVTGQLKLACADLTKIPLHSRIQYDVVCANLMYDLLLAEKERILNRLKPDGHLVLAGILHHQFPAVQQAYEASGLRLVSSRTVKEWRSGMFVRLAKTA is encoded by the coding sequence ATGCGCGCAAAAACCAAAACCCCGCTGTGGCGAATCCTCGCCCGTGTAACCGCCAGCCAAGAGGAAGCCGTCGCCGACCTGTTTGAACTGGAATTTGGCGCTCCCCCCTGCATTTACACGGACGCCGACACCGGCGCGGTAACGATTTTCCATTACTGCGACACCGAACAGACGTTTGTGGCGACCAAAGCGGCGACGCTGGCAGGGCGTTGCCAGACGGCGGGCGTAACGCCCCTGCCGGAAATTTTCCTGGAAACCGTGAAGCGCGAGGACTGGGCGGAATCGTGGAAAAAGCATTTCAAACCCATCCGTATCGGGCACGCCCTGCTCGTGAAACCGGAGTGGAGCACGGCCCAGCCGGTACATGGTCAAGCAGTGATGCTGTTGGACCCCGGCTTGAGCTTTGGCACCGGGCAACACGCCACGACGCGCTTTTGCCTGCAACAACTCGCCGCGAGCCGGCGCAAAGGAACCCGTCAATCCTTCTGGGATGCCGGTACCGGCTCCGGGATTCTTGCCATCGCCGCCGCCAAACTGGGTTACAGCCCCATCACGGCCATTGATTTTGACCCAATGGCTGTGAAATCCGCCCGGGCCAACGCCCGGCGCAACCACGTGACCGGCCAGCTCAAGCTCGCCTGCGCCGATCTCACGAAGATTCCGCTCCACTCCCGTATCCAGTACGACGTGGTGTGCGCCAACCTGATGTATGATTTGTTGCTGGCTGAAAAAGAGCGCATTCTAAACCGGCTAAAGCCCGACGGACACTTGGTATTGGCTGGCATTCTGCACCATCAGTTCCCGGCGGTACAGCAGGCCTACGAGGCGAGCGGCCTGCGGCTCGTGAGCAGTCGTACGGTCAAGGAGTGGCGCTCGGGGATGTTCGTGCGGTTGGCTAAAACGGCATGA
- a CDS encoding histidine phosphatase family protein, giving the protein MSTPTNLFLVRHAEVAEAYHRVFIGGMDVELSALGHQQAQACAQYCRSLRWDAVYASPMKRVQQTMAPFRGQFTSQPEILNDLREVDVGEWTGLHWEEVGTRFQVDFYQWLHLIETSRVPGGESGPDFRERVERALDRIRQQHPGQQVAVFAHGGVIRMILAVLLGLPLTRTAMFAVEYAGLTEVALHPGREAEIQRLNFTPWKHF; this is encoded by the coding sequence ATGTCAACGCCCACAAACTTATTTTTAGTGCGTCACGCGGAAGTGGCGGAGGCGTATCATCGTGTTTTCATCGGCGGAATGGATGTGGAGCTTTCCGCGCTCGGCCACCAGCAGGCGCAAGCCTGCGCGCAATACTGCCGGAGCCTGCGCTGGGATGCCGTCTATGCCAGCCCAATGAAACGCGTGCAGCAAACCATGGCGCCGTTTCGCGGGCAATTCACCAGCCAACCGGAAATCCTGAACGATCTGCGCGAAGTGGATGTCGGGGAATGGACCGGGCTGCACTGGGAAGAGGTGGGGACACGTTTCCAGGTGGACTTTTATCAATGGCTGCATCTCATCGAAACCAGCCGGGTGCCCGGCGGCGAAAGCGGACCTGATTTCCGAGAACGGGTGGAGCGAGCGCTGGATCGGATTCGCCAACAGCATCCCGGCCAACAGGTCGCGGTGTTCGCACATGGTGGCGTGATCCGCATGATCCTGGCGGTGCTGCTCGGATTGCCGCTCACCCGCACCGCCATGTTCGCCGTTGAGTACGCCGGTCTGACTGAGGTGGCGTTGCATCCCGGGCGCGAGGCGGAAATTCAGCGCCTCAATTTCACCCCCTGGAAACATTTTTAA
- the rph gene encoding ribonuclease PH has translation MNELNSTSAARADGRQAAQLRPLRFNNHIAPNAAGSTLIECGNTRVICGVTIEESIPRWMKEQGVTGGWITAEYSMLPYSTLQRKQRDATKGKIDGRSQEIQRLIGRSMRACLDLEKLGQRTVWVDCDVLQADGGTRTAAITGSYVALSLAIRKLMTAGLLKESPMLAAVAAVSVGIVKGAPLLDLCYEEDVAAAVDMNLVMNAKGEFIEVQGTGEESTFTEPQLADLLAVGKAGIKELLAAQQAALA, from the coding sequence ATGAATGAACTGAATTCCACCAGTGCCGCCCGCGCCGATGGGCGGCAGGCCGCCCAACTGCGTCCGTTGCGTTTTAACAATCACATTGCCCCCAATGCCGCCGGCTCAACCCTGATTGAGTGTGGCAATACCCGGGTGATTTGCGGTGTCACAATCGAGGAATCCATACCGCGCTGGATGAAGGAACAGGGGGTAACCGGCGGCTGGATCACGGCCGAATACTCCATGCTCCCCTACTCGACCCTGCAACGCAAACAGCGCGATGCCACCAAGGGAAAAATTGACGGGCGCTCGCAGGAGATTCAGCGCTTGATTGGCCGCTCGATGCGCGCCTGCCTGGATCTGGAAAAACTTGGGCAGCGCACGGTGTGGGTGGATTGCGATGTCCTGCAGGCCGATGGCGGCACTCGGACCGCTGCCATTACCGGCTCCTATGTGGCGCTGTCATTGGCGATTCGCAAATTAATGACCGCCGGGCTGCTGAAGGAAAGCCCGATGCTCGCCGCCGTGGCTGCCGTCAGCGTGGGTATCGTCAAGGGAGCGCCGCTCCTGGACTTGTGTTACGAAGAAGACGTTGCCGCGGCGGTGGATATGAACCTGGTGATGAATGCCAAAGGCGAATTCATTGAAGTGCAAGGCACCGGCGAAGAATCCACATTCACGGAACCGCAGCTCGCCGACCTGCTCGCGGTGGGTAAGGCCGGGATCAAAGAGCTATTGGCCGCCCAACAAGCCGCACTGGCATAA